The window GTTTCTAAGGTagataaacacaaaaataaaataaacaagaaacCTACATGTTGTGAATAAGGCAAACATTCAGCCAGGAATTGATCGTTTATTTAGACTGTGTTCTACATATTGTTCTTTTTCCATGTTAATTAGCATACAAGTGTCAACCTATATTTAGTGTACAAAACACCCAAGGCTCTTTCATTTCCGGCTAAACCAAACAAATTTTTAGATACCAGATCATAATGAGAAGTTGCTAGCAGAATCATTTATTTGGCCTCTCAGAGAACAATCTGTTACAATATTAACTAAACCTAACAAATTTTTAGATACCAAATTCTTagacatttttaatttcatttatataagaTTGTTTAGTGTACACAATCTTActacatttttaacaatattacaAACCAACTATAAGCAGAGTTCTCAATCTAACACAGCAAGAAATCATATCCCAGATAACtagtttttgtttgtttccTACACTGCGGGAGAATATTTTTCTTTCGTAGAACACAACCTCGTGGACAAAGGAAAAACAATAGATATCTTGACTGGCTATTAGACCCGATAATTTTATGAATGGAGTGAAACATTTAGCTCAATGTATCTAAACACAGTCTAAAAAAATGTAGCAAGATTTATCCAAAACCAGGTTGCTTCGCCTTTTGTAAGGCACTTCCAGGTGGGGAAAGCCCACATAACAAAAGCTCTGGGACTGAACCGTTGATAAATCAACAATAACCTCAGACAAAATAGCTTGACTTAGTGTCATTTATTGTTGCTCAAATACCATATTTGCCTCTGGTTAGATTCATTCTTGTTTTTGAAATCAAAAGAAGACAATAGGATAACCAGACATTAAATTCCAATTCTTTTAGACTTGTGACGAAAAGAGAGATTAGGAGACAACTGTTTTTACTTTCACTCGTAATCATCAATCCCAATAGTCTTTCCTTTGTCATTGTGGACACAACTCATATCATGACTCAGTTGTGAACTCCTTGGTATCTTGTTGCATATTCAGCTCCTGATTGCAAACCAGCACAGCAGCCTACAAGTTTAAGCAAAAGAAAGTGTGCTGTATTCTTTTGATAGAGTGAAACTATGACTTAAGAAACTTCAACCTGCTTTTGTTTCCATGGGGACTAAATGGAGCTATAAGCCTCCCCCTATCATTCATGTAGTTCAAATTCTGTCAAACTAATTGATAAGAAGTTCTAAAGTGTTCCTAGGTATACTCACAAGGCCCAATATTGTCCTTTTTTGTCTTCATTCTAGATACAGTCATCTGGTTATAGTTATATACCTCATCTCTCTAAGCATGAAAATTATTATGGAAATCAATGATTCCCGGAAATTTGACCAAGGCACTCTCGTCTTTCTGTGATCCTAAAGACCTTTTAGGAACCTTTAATGTAGTCATATGCTACGTACGGTCTAGAAATAAAGTCTGCGGTTCAAATATAATTCCAGCACCCTCcatcggtcctagtgtgcacttGTGCTAGATttctgtttttgttttattctgttttgttattttacaaactaaattatgttatattgttacaataataaTCCTGAATATTGTGGGGGCAAGACAGCaactatataaggctgatcccTCTTCCCCAAAGGACCTATGAAttgatgaatgaatgaatatgtcaaatttcttgtgaaagttcttcaccCCTATGTTATTTTGTGTTTTGAACCTTTACtttggactgtttggtatagaccagcAGTATTTCTTTTCTCACCATTGATTCTTTTTTCTCCTCATCTCAATTTCTTCATTAAAAACTATTCCGCTAcactttgattatatatttccacacggtcctagagatcaagaactcaatttttgaaattaagaaCCCATAAACACTAAGCTACGAATCAAGTCGTAACATCTTGGTATGATGTTACGCCTTATATTGTAACTTGGCGTTTTGGGTTATTGATTTCAAGAATCGTGTTATTGATCTCTAGCACCGGGTgggaaatatataatcaaagtgCAGCGGAAGAGTTTTGTAATGGAGAATTTGGGATGAGGGGAAAAGAACcaaaggtgagaagagaaatactactGGTCTATATCAAACagtccaaaataaataatcaaaacataaaaaacaatgaGGGTGAAAAACTTTCataagtaattttatatattcattattctattcatgggtcttTGGGAAGAGGGATCAGCCTTATATGAGTGTTGTCTTGCCCCAGAATATTCAGTTACAACTacttagaaaataacagaattcagtgtGAAAAACAGAGaggaaaaacaaaacaaaatattaaaacaacaaacagAAATCTAGCCCAAGTGCACACTAGAACCGATGGAGGGTGCTGGAATTATATTTGGACCGCAGACTTTATTTCTAGACCGTAGCACCATGTTGCCACCTTAACTTGATCTACATTGGCATTCATTTCAGGCTGATCAAGTCAACAAAGTGTAGAGATTGCCATCTCTTAAAAAGTAACTAGTATGATATGAAAAAACATCAGTTATGAAATTTCAGAAGTTATGCTTCTACATATTCAAGTCTTGGACAAATTCTGACTTGGCATGAAATAATACTCTTCAGCTATTACCATATGCATTTTTTTCAAAGTTTGGACAAAGAACAATATTTATGTGATAAGACAGTTACATATCCGACTGTCCAAAACTTTCAGAAAGACTCAAAAGGGAAGTGATACACTGTACAAGCAAAGATTGTAGTAATGATGTGATTGTATTGATACCTGAAACTCCCTAAAGGAATACGATCAAATATGCTATTAAGATCTAATTCTCCACCAGTCAACTTCCATTCTTTCATCTAATCAACAAGGGAACAAAACAGAATTCCAGCCAATCACTGGATAAAATTGGAAGCAGCTGAGTTTGACTTGGAGGAAATGTATATGGGGATAGCTAGTAGCTTCCTATATTTGTACTCTAGAACACAGAAGAAAGAACTAGCACTAGTAATATGTTTAGATAGATTCCTTAAGCCTAAACCCCGTTCAGTTATTATATTTGAACATAAGCAGATTAAGGCACAGCTGGGGAAGGAGCATTGGATTGCCATGCAGCATATTCAGGTATCTATACAGATTCATATTGCCACTAAACCTAATGCAAAGAGATTGATGACTGAATATGTATTCACTGTTAGTAATTCTGTCAACTTAATGTGGCCCTTCAGCTAAGAGTGAGTGAATATGCCTACACTAAAGCAGAGTACATGACACTAATGGAAGCAGTCACCACAAAGTTCTTCGTTTAAGGTGTGTTACATTAAACGAAGCAAATCTAGATAATAGAGTTCACCAAGCTAATTCTGCTAGCAAATCTGAAAATTTAGTGGATTTACTtaatgttcatatttgttctCCCATTTCGCAACGATGATTTCTTATTTAGCTCATTATGGAAAAGCTTACAAGGAACAATGACTATATTCAGTGTGACTATTCAATTTCATCTCATTAGTGAAACCGAAGGACTTCACAAATGGAAGGAAATTATAAATcgtaaacaaaattaaaagagaTTTCAAAACTTACATTTCAAAGAAGCATACATCATAAATAAGCATAATAATTGAGTAAAGGAAACTTAGCTTACAGAATCAGTTCAGAACACGATCTGTTGTTTGAAACTTAGCCAATTTGCTCGCCCGTGCATTAGATTATAAGAACACATTCCTCCATCACCAAATACTCATTGACAATCAACCCTAATTCATCGTCGTCAGTTCGTCACTATGGCAGCCTCTTGTTGAAATCGATTACCCCCAACTTATCTCAATAACAAGATCAAATGAAATGACGTTCTGTTGCCTTCTCAATCCCTTaattcaaaatcttttttttttttatttacaaacagattagaaattaaaattatggcGCCATCATCATGACCCTAACAAACTCATCAAAGTTAAGTAAGCCATCCCCATCATGATCAGATTCTCTAATAATTTGTTCTGCTTCTTCATCCGTTAATCTTTCTCCATATTTCATCATAACTTCCTTCACCTTCAACCATGGATTAACAAGAacatattacatttataataatCCTAAAATCAAGTTAAACAATTATAGGTAGAGAGATTACATCATCTGCCGATAAGAATCCATCTTGATCTCGGTCAAATACTTTGAAGGCCTCACGTATTTCATTTTCTATGTCATTGGCCTGTAAACAATTCATCTCTCAAATAACCTAGCTAATTAATCGgtataattgtataaataaacacacacacacacaaagaGACTTACCATGGTTTTCTTGGACATAAGGATTAAGAAATCTTCCAAACTAATGGCTCCATCTCCATCGGCATCGGCTGCATTGATCATATCCTGAATCTGTTCCATCGTCGGATGCTCGTTGAAGGAATTGAACATTTCTGAAAGATCCACTGTCGTTATTAATCCTGCGCGTCAATGTTATCAACATTAATCGATTGAAGGTATCCTAAAACAGATTTAATGAAGCAGTTAACTCACCATCACAGTCTCTGTCGATCAAAGTGAAGGACTCTTTGTACTGAATTATTATTTCGTCTGGGAAAGCATAAGCCATGATTGCTGTGCTTGAGATCGATCGTTCTTTCTGCAATTCTTCTTTCTGTAACCACCGATTTAAGTTTCAAACAAGAAGCGCATGAATTTATATATGTTCTCGCGCGCGATGGGACGGGGGAGAGAGAAAAGTTGCTGATAACTGACAAGGAAAGATGGTGAGTGAGAAAGTTATGATGGAAGTGTGACGTCACACCCACACCCTCActgaataattaatattaaggtCCCTATACTTGGTCATTGTGCACACATTCAGATCTCTAAAATTTATCGTTTCAAATTGGGTCTAAAATCTTACTTTCACTTTATAAGATTTAACGAAATAATTAgttactttattattaattattatagtgAGTGGCATGATTATCCTTTGTGTGTTGAAGATTAATATTGGGATGCTTGGATCTGTGACGTTCAGAGGAAGGATAAAAATCATTTgtaattctaattattattttttgataaattaacttgtttgagaaaatataatctttcgataataaaatttatgtgcCAATAGTCTTCAGAGTTCAGACTAAGTTGAATTGCACTTAAGTTAGATAATGACTAACTAATGGCAGCAAATGTTTTTATTCTGtctttgagtttgatttttcgaattttgcatagaattttattattattttttttattcacttaaATAATCCATATGCATAGTctcgcttaaactcaaaatgctTCTAGATAGAATCGAATCGTGATATTCGTCTCTTAAGCCGACTATTACCACTTTATCAAGTTTTGCATGTAATTGCATTtaaagtttagggtttagaatttataaggataaaaaatctaataaattcctaaatatattaaaacattccaataattattaaaagataGACAATATCATAAcgttattttatttctcacaGGAAAAATAAGAGACATTTTATAAATGACATTGAAATatgtagtaaaataaaaatacattttgaaaaaatatctcGGCCATTGATGGTGTATATGTATATGCTTTTCCAAAAGAACCAAATTATTGTCACCGACATAAAGGATAGATTGTCATAATAATTGACTTTGACAATACTAACAAAATTGAGTGGTAGTTGTAAGAGTTTTACCAActctcattattttaaatatttaaaaactaatttactAAGGTtagtttaaatgtaaataatcTTTTCTCATCTTTTATTaacactaataaataataattaactaaattgAAAGATGAATTATTTCTATAATTGGTCTAgctagcattttaaattttaaaaatatatatatgttcacCAAGTGCttgttttattattgatatttttacataaataatatttatatatttattatttaatttatcaactaaaatactataatataattattttatttttataaaattttaaaattcaacaaattaaaatctcaaataacttatttatatttaaacattcttaaaaataagataataaaataatataatatcaaagCTTTGTTCAAttggaattatttaaataatttttacataatcaaacattatttcattattttttattaattgcaTAACACAATTTATTAACCagaatactaaaatatattttattaaaaaataatattattttattttttatattaatattttttaattaatttattttttaaaactcacTTTCACAAAATTATAACCagtcaattttaaataatttacaaattatttaaataactcattactattactaataataataataataataataataataataataataataataataataataataataataataataatagagctCCAAAATTATATTTGCAAACGAGAAGAATCTTCTCCAAAATGGGCCTGGTTTGGAATGGGTTTATGAAAAAACctagagagggaaaaaaataatgatcggTGATGATTTTAAAGAGGtagtgattatttttgataaaaatacttaaagagtattgatatatatatgaataaaataaaaaataataatttaaaatagaaggtattttaatattttgattaatgaaatgaattatataattcttgagaagtgattgattgaatatttgattttgaataaaaattttaaaaaccaaggAGAACAATAACTCGGTATCTTTGACAATAGCATGGCCCATTAAATAATAGAGACCTAACATTTCACACTGGatcaatttgaaaaatatatataaacttgtcTAGATCCAGAGAAAGAAAAGTAAAGAATAGTGCAccgtttacaaataaatatgaaattataaatattatatatatatatatattagtaataatataaaattttgagatGTTAATGTtcattatcttatttatttatttttattattttattttcaaaagaataaaaCCAATATTACTTTAGTTTAAGAGGGGATGTGGCAAGCgcataatcaaaattttaagataatGAAACAATTTAGAAGGATTTCAAGACAAATGTAGTGTaaataatagattaatatatatatataacacttttatttgatttaatacaTATAAATGTACATacttatagaaatatatattatagtaatgagaa is drawn from Impatiens glandulifera chromosome 3, dImpGla2.1, whole genome shotgun sequence and contains these coding sequences:
- the LOC124933074 gene encoding calmodulin-2/4-like → MAYAFPDEIIIQYKESFTLIDRDCDGLITTVDLSEMFNSFNEHPTMEQIQDMINAADADGDGAISLEDFLILMSKKTMANDIENEIREAFKVFDRDQDGFLSADDVKEVMMKYGERLTDEEAEQIIRESDHDGDGLLNFDEFVRVMMMAP